A window of Bacteroidota bacterium contains these coding sequences:
- a CDS encoding gliding motility-associated C-terminal domain-containing protein translates to MMRLLFYFTVFQWLGGLQIVNAQGQNNNWYFGTLAAVSFNSGTPVSISGSAINTNEGCASVSDASGNLLFYTDGSLVWNRNNQIMNANNVVLLGNGSSTQSAIIVPKPASATEYYVFTADQGGYGGPNLGVHYSIVDMALNSGLGGLTTTNVLLLAPPATEKLSACRHNNCSDYWVLTHSFGDNQFQAFQVTANGVLPPVVSNVGTPHLNTSGQFNETIGHLKISPDRSKVAVSVYGTPGFAEVFDFDASTGIVSNPIATLNSNTQNGFDSFYGLSFSPNSNLLYVGFTGIVAQPNEVRQYDLTAGSSAAIQASVQIVATSPIGGTSIYGALQLGPDDKIYMVDLTNQLSVINNPDVPGAGCGFQAGAVTLSFGSGTFGLPNLIDDSDGATLNASLGNDTLFCAGAVNLTLNAPASQQYTYSWSTGSNAQSIVVSGPGSYVLTVNDTVCNLTDSDTLIVSQLLQGSYPQEIFSCITPAGIAPQSPMAPGSSFNWNNGDTSSVIQVSTAGVYTVTITNGSCVVNDTVRVDFGTGGSAENLNVFTPNGDGINDAFGFTNAAASGFDMEVFSRWGNSLFRSSNPAQGWDGTFNGSPAEEGVYYWRLRTTDCLGNAEEKAGFVTLMR, encoded by the coding sequence ATGATGCGACTGCTTTTTTATTTTACCGTTTTTCAGTGGCTCGGTGGCTTGCAAATAGTTAATGCGCAGGGGCAAAACAACAACTGGTATTTTGGCACACTGGCTGCGGTGAGTTTTAATTCTGGTACACCGGTTTCCATTAGCGGCAGCGCCATTAATACCAACGAAGGTTGTGCTTCGGTAAGTGACGCCTCAGGAAACCTGTTGTTTTATACGGATGGCTCGCTGGTGTGGAACCGGAATAACCAGATTATGAATGCGAATAATGTGGTATTGCTTGGCAACGGCTCTTCTACACAGTCGGCAATAATTGTTCCCAAGCCCGCAAGCGCCACTGAGTATTATGTATTCACAGCCGATCAGGGCGGATACGGCGGACCCAATCTGGGTGTGCATTATTCTATTGTGGATATGGCGCTGAACAGCGGACTGGGCGGCTTAACCACTACCAATGTACTGTTGCTTGCTCCGCCGGCTACAGAAAAACTAAGCGCCTGCCGCCACAACAACTGTTCTGATTACTGGGTGTTGACTCACAGCTTTGGCGATAATCAGTTTCAGGCATTTCAGGTTACAGCAAACGGCGTGCTGCCGCCCGTTGTTTCAAACGTCGGTACACCGCACCTTAACACTTCGGGGCAGTTTAACGAGACCATCGGTCACCTGAAAATTTCGCCCGACAGAAGTAAGGTAGCTGTGTCCGTTTATGGCACACCGGGTTTTGCGGAGGTATTTGATTTTGATGCTTCTACAGGTATTGTATCAAATCCGATAGCCACATTAAATTCGAACACACAAAATGGATTCGACAGTTTTTACGGATTGTCTTTTTCGCCTAACAGCAATTTGTTGTATGTGGGTTTTACCGGCATTGTGGCACAACCCAACGAAGTAAGGCAGTATGACCTTACCGCAGGCTCATCAGCAGCCATTCAGGCGTCGGTGCAAATTGTGGCTACGTCACCAATAGGCGGAACAAGTATTTACGGCGCATTGCAGCTTGGCCCTGATGATAAAATTTATATGGTTGATTTAACCAATCAGCTCAGTGTAATTAATAATCCGGATGTGCCCGGCGCCGGTTGCGGTTTTCAGGCAGGCGCTGTTACGCTCAGCTTCGGCTCAGGCACATTCGGGCTGCCTAATTTAATTGACGACAGCGATGGGGCAACGTTAAATGCATCGCTTGGTAACGATACCTTGTTTTGCGCGGGAGCTGTAAACCTTACCCTGAATGCCCCGGCATCACAGCAATATACTTATTCATGGTCAACCGGCAGTAATGCGCAAAGCATTGTGGTATCTGGGCCTGGCAGTTATGTGCTTACTGTAAACGATACCGTTTGCAACTTAACCGACAGCGATACGCTTATTGTTTCGCAATTGCTTCAGGGCAGCTATCCGCAGGAAATTTTTTCGTGTATTACTCCCGCAGGAATAGCACCGCAATCGCCAATGGCTCCAGGGAGTTCATTCAACTGGAACAACGGCGATACTTCTTCAGTTATTCAGGTAAGCACCGCAGGCGTATATACTGTAACCATAACCAATGGCTCGTGCGTGGTTAACGATACCGTGCGTGTTGATTTCGGCACAGGCGGCAGCGCTGAAAATCTTAACGTATTTACACCCAACGGCGATGGCATAAACGATGCTTTTGGCTTTACCAATGCTGCGGCCAGCGGTTTCGATATGGAGGTATTCAGCCGCTGGGGCAATTCACTCTTCCGCAGCAGCAATCCGGCGCAGGGCTGGGATGGAACGTTTAATGGTTCGCCTGCTGAGGAGGGTGTGTATTACTGGCGTTTGCGTACTACCGATTGTTTGGGAAATGCCGAAGAAAAGGCTGGCTTTGTTACGCTGATGCGCTGA
- a CDS encoding PQQ-dependent sugar dehydrogenase produces MKKILLSLGLLTGLSLILPAQTYTTTTLVQGMDYPVAFDITPDGRFFCTLKGDNQTPASPGTAKVEVYSAGGVLLGTFCDLSDSVNADFERGLLGITLDPNFTTNNYVYLFYNHRYNGDERIRVVRFTEVNNVGTNPAIIFDLDVANNIAGNHVGGNIHFMHNDTTHLFLTIGDLAYQQGNPTLNYANKLTNPYGKHLRINKDGTVPMNNPFYDDGNPLTGNCDWIWSYGHRNPFDFCFSPVNDSMYSSENGWNASDEMNQVSPGKFYGWADCEGFFVNSSTSTPCAAANATAPIEDWLSPLPALTGILFYSSQVMPEFDNHVLVADNDYGRIYDITLGNAPAYDSFVSRTQWMDVVSESGGLTTIKQGSDGCIYAMKGGYTTNGKIYRICPQGLATETTAPETQTLQLTPNPNAGITTLAFTTQTAQQAEVFITDITGRKVAEMQVNATGAGKQQLEISAQTLGLLQGTYFVTVITREGVNSIPMVIAE; encoded by the coding sequence ATGAAAAAGATCTTACTCAGCCTTGGCCTGCTAACCGGCCTCTCCCTGATTCTACCGGCTCAAACCTACACCACCACTACGCTGGTTCAGGGTATGGACTATCCGGTTGCGTTCGACATAACACCTGACGGACGTTTCTTCTGCACCCTCAAAGGTGATAACCAGACACCGGCAAGTCCGGGAACAGCAAAAGTAGAAGTCTATTCGGCTGGCGGTGTGCTGCTGGGCACATTCTGTGACCTTTCCGATTCCGTGAATGCCGATTTTGAGCGCGGCCTGCTGGGCATTACGCTCGATCCGAATTTCACCACCAACAATTATGTGTATCTGTTCTATAATCATCGCTACAATGGCGATGAGCGTATCCGCGTGGTACGTTTTACCGAAGTAAATAATGTGGGGACAAATCCCGCCATTATTTTCGATCTGGATGTAGCCAATAATATTGCGGGAAACCACGTGGGCGGCAACATTCATTTCATGCATAACGATACCACGCATCTTTTTCTCACTATCGGCGATCTGGCATACCAGCAGGGCAATCCCACGCTTAATTATGCCAATAAGCTCACCAATCCGTACGGAAAACATCTTCGTATCAATAAAGACGGTACTGTACCGATGAACAATCCGTTTTACGACGATGGCAATCCGCTTACCGGCAACTGCGACTGGATCTGGAGTTACGGCCACCGCAATCCGTTCGATTTTTGCTTCAGTCCGGTGAATGATTCCATGTATTCTTCCGAAAACGGCTGGAATGCGTCGGATGAAATGAACCAGGTTTCGCCCGGCAAATTTTACGGCTGGGCTGATTGCGAAGGATTTTTTGTAAACAGCAGCACATCTACACCTTGTGCCGCCGCCAATGCTACTGCGCCCATTGAAGACTGGCTTTCGCCGCTGCCTGCGCTTACCGGCATTTTGTTCTACAGCAGCCAGGTAATGCCCGAATTCGATAACCACGTGCTGGTGGCCGACAACGACTATGGCCGCATTTACGACATTACGCTGGGCAATGCACCTGCCTACGATTCGTTTGTGAGCCGCACGCAGTGGATGGATGTGGTTTCAGAAAGCGGCGGCCTTACCACCATTAAGCAAGGCAGCGATGGCTGCATTTATGCCATGAAAGGCGGATATACCACCAACGGCAAAATCTACCGCATCTGTCCGCAGGGGCTTGCTACCGAAACCACTGCCCCCGAAACCCAAACCCTGCAACTTACTCCCAATCCTAACGCAGGCATTACCACACTGGCATTCACTACCCAAACCGCACAGCAGGCCGAGGTATTTATTACCGACATTACCGGCCGTAAAGTGGCTGAAATGCAGGTAAACGCCACCGGCGCAGGCAAACAGCAGCTCGAAATTTCGGCGCAGACACTCGGCCTTTTACAGGGCACCTATTTCGTTACTGTAATTACCCGCGAAGGGGTAAACAGCATACCGATGGTGATTGCCGAGTAA